Part of the Benincasa hispida cultivar B227 chromosome 11, ASM972705v1, whole genome shotgun sequence genome, gacaatgatCCTGCatatttctttttatgttttcaacAATTGACAACTGAACAAATGTAGATGATAGACAATGCAAAAATTGTACAAGCTCAGGGATTGAAATCACATATTCAGACATATCAATGTTCCTCTTTATCACATTACAGAATTCAAGGTTGAATAAAATTGCTATGAACTTCAAAAAATTGCAGTTGTCTTGTCTCCACTTGAATGTAAGTGAACCATATTTCTACTGAGTGTGCCCTCAAGTTTGGAAGGAATCATATGGGTTGGGACCTAGTCTCCCCCAAAAGTTCAAGTCCTACCCTTTGAGCTCCCTTAACTGCATCATATAAAGGAAAACAGTGAAGAAAGCAGAGGATGCATATCAAGGAAATTAGCTTTCTTCAGTCGTTTCTGTTGGGTCGGATTCGTTAAAGCAGGGCAGACCGACGATCTAAATTCGAAAACTTCCTTTTAAAGAATTAGAGAGTGGAGGATCCCAAGTCCTCCAAATGAATACAAAGGGAAACAATGGAAGCAGAAGTTGAAACATAAGAAGAGTTTGTTAGAAAAGTTATTGTAAATACAGTAAGTTGAAGGAATTTAAAAACGGATTTTAAGACTAATCATGGGGAGAGGCCAAACCACTGGAAGACTGCTTgagaaattttgtttaaaacaaCAGTTCTAACATGGTCTTTTTAGTCAATGACAAATATGCCCAGAACGATATTTCGAAACTTTTCGGATTAGGGAGTCAAGGACGGCATGAAAACTGGACAGTGGTCCTGTCAAATTGGGTCACAGGTGATTCCTGTTTTCTTTGCTCAAGAAGAAAAACAGTGATGCCTCTCATGATAAAGGTTTTCTTTGGTGGCTTATCAGCCTTTGGCTTGaaacaaacaataaaatttCTCGAGTAGGGTATTTGAGTGGAGGTTCGGTCCCTTGTCACGTTTCATGTCTTTCTTTTGGACTTGGATCTTTGTGAACGAGGATTTTAGAAATTATCCTTTTAGGTTTTATTTTGCTAGTTTGGAGTCGCTCCTTGTTTTAGCTTAGCTCCTTCTGCAGGGCAATACCTCTGTATTCTTTAAATTCTTCTCAGGAAAAATACAGTttcatgtttatatatatacactctCGGCATAGGCTTATCAAGGTCGAAGGATTTAAAGAACACTTGGAAGAACCTGGAACCTCAGTTCAAATGATCAATCATGAACTAACAAATCAACTAGATATTGAAAGGGAAAGGAGGAGCCAAATTATTCCTGCATTCTCTTTTCTATAGTATACTTGTATAATTACGCAAGAGGAATTACCCTGTCACGATCTTAGATGATAATCAAGAGTATAGGCATGAATATCTGAAGCACCTGTGCCAGGCCTAAGAAAAACcatcaacaaagaaaattaaatgtcaaGAACATGCATTTCAATGAAACGACAATTGGAAAGTGAGATAACATCCAATGAATTAAACTGCATCAAAGCCTTTGGCAGAATATATCGGCTAGTAGGTAAGAGTAAGAAGGTTTCAGAACTAGAAAGCATGATTATTCACAGAAATGAACTATACGAAATCTATGGCTTGGTTTAGTGATAGTTTAATATGGTACCAAAATAGGAGAGATTATCTATTCAAAATCTATTTGAACTCCTACCTGTCATTTCCTCCCCAAGTGATATTATAATTCCCTTGTTACActtgataaattaaattaatatctaGAACTACACATACGAAGAATatacataaaagattaaatatatcgTAATAGGCTCCAGGGTTTATTAGTGAATTACAGTAAAGACTCGTTTTACTATGTGATCAGTCAAAACTAGTTCctcatgcatgcataaaatgtaaattacACCAAAGACATCATATCAAGATGCTATCAGATAATTGACAAGCACAAAATCTGACACCCACAGAGCTGCATAAAGGGAACCAAGAGACTGCAGTGCCAAATTTTTAGGAGGAAAGTCAAATAATGACTTCTCCACACTACAGATTCACtgttgatcttttttttttttttttttttttttttcatttttcttgttctttcttCCCTCTGACAGACTGGAAGATTTAACATCTTTTGTAGATGTGGCACGATAAAAAGGAAATGACAGAAACATAACCTtttctttatgtttttagtAAAGAGGTAGAGAGTGAGAGGAAAGTCATGGCACAACAAAGGATGAAAGGTAGGTCGAGAAATCCAAATTTATATAACAATGAAGAAATAGGTCAATTGGATTAAATTCTAAGTAATCAATAACCCAATTAAAGAATACGAATATCACCCATTCTTCTCTCCATGGCTTGATCAAACTAAAACTTTCTAatcaaacttaaatatgtattaCATTAGTATAAAATATATCCCCAATAAATACAGAGTTTGACTTCCTACATCACAAAACAACCCTGATTGACATTCTGAAACATGCATTTAATCGAATATGTGAATTTTAAAGTACCTTTTATTGATGGTGCCATAATGGAATATGATTCTTCCTGCCTTGACATCCTCAACATACTGCAATCAGAAGTACAAGATCCAGTTGCTTAAAGCCTTGAAAGTATTTTGTAGAAAAGTTAAGGCCACTTGGTAACCACTCAAGTTTTCAATTTCCGGTTGTTGAGAAATTGGTATTTATTATTCCATTGTCCTTTCAGCATGAAATTTGGGCCTTGCTTCATCAAATGCTTAGGTTTTCTTGGGGCCtacactttttctttttatgataATAAGGTTCAAATGCTTTGTGGTCATCCATTTAGGAGGAAAGCTTAGAAACAAAGGGTTAATGTATCAATTCTATGGAGTATTTGGCTGGAAAGAAATAGAACGTTCAATAGAAGGCAAAAGATTGGTGTGAGGTGTATGAATAAGCAAAATTCCGTGCATCTAACAGGGCTTGCATTGACAGAGAGTTGAATAATGAACAAAGAAAAATTAGCTGCATTTGATAATACTTAGTTCCTAGTTTCtcatctaattttgattttttagtcTTTATTTCCTGTTTCTAATTTCTCAACACACCGGTGAAATTGCTattctttacattttttttctcatatattgcatagcaaatatcaataaattttttgagtattttattttcattaattgaagtcaatcttttctatttaacaattttaaaatttagataacAAGAACTACGAAAAGCATTATGctttctttcttaaaagactAGAAACATGAACTTCACCACATGGGTCTCTATTGTACAAAACTCAAAATGTACTGAAGTTCAAAAGGCATATACCAGTCTTAACGTAACCAGCATGGATGAAAATGCAAGAGAATCAAAAGGTATATCGTCAAGAGGAAAAAGGCAGCATTCAAGGGATTCGGGACCAGGAGAGAAATGGGGTTTCTTCAACTTTCCCATGAAAATTATATATGTCTGCAACAACAAACATGGACTATGTCATATATGAAGTATATTGGACACCAAAATATGATTTAAGGAAAAAAGTTTCTTTCTTACTTGGCCAATTAGAGGGATGTCTAACTGAGCAAAAGGGGATGTAATTTCCACTTCAGCATTTGCTTCTTCCAAGGTTTCCCTAATTGCACCATCGGCAGCTGACTCCCCAATTTCCAAGTAACCAGCTGGAAGAGTCCTATTGAACAACTAGATCTCaaatacaattataaaagttATTAAAGAAGGAATGATTAATTAAGTAAATGTCAAAAAGTTATTTGGTTTAGCTTCGTGGACATTTTTATGAGTTTCATAACACCAGAATCTAACTTTTGGTTTCTGTCACAATTTGGGACAGTTTTTGCAATCGGATGATTTGCCCTTTCTTATCTTTAAACATGATCAACATACATACCAAAGGCCATAAGATGGCTCGATCTTCCTCCTGCAAAGTAGGACCTTGTCGTCATGATGAATTAAACAGCCCACGACCTACAAATATCAATCCAGAAAACAGGTGAAGAATAGCCTTTATCCATGTGAGAATAAACTAACGACCAGGAAAATATAGCAAAGTCCACAATGCACTTTTCAGATAGGACGTGGTTATAGGTTgcatatacaaactctttaatGCTAGCATAATATATATCTCTAAAACAAATCCAcgaggaaaaaataaaaacagaaaCAGAGACTACAAACAGAAAGTGCAAATTATAACAATAGTAGGCAAATTATGTTGTCAAATGCCGATATATCCTTACAAAAAAACCTTTACCAAATAGAAAACTACGACATATGCATAAGCATTCAGACCATGCTTACAGTA contains:
- the LOC120091125 gene encoding nudix hydrolase 23, chloroplastic isoform X1, with the translated sequence MLKSVHLFGCSSGFVSNLLKPNSIVGFSLTFISSKRLSASSSLCCSSLRLSCPSTAPLFLAPRTGSFKAFCGSTCSEANQDGTSSSPLSMSESPPPSSSTVVHSSSLMQEKIRNIRFCQWCGGQTKHGIPDGEEKLRAICTVCGKITYQNPKMVVGCLIHHDDKVLLCRRKIEPSYGLWTLPAGYLEIGESAADGAIRETLEEANAEVEITSPFAQLDIPLIGQTYIIFMGKLKKPHFSPGPESLECCLFPLDDIPFDSLAFSSMLVTLRLYVEDVKAGRIIFHYGTINKRPGTGASDIHAYTLDYHLRS
- the LOC120091125 gene encoding nudix hydrolase 23, chloroplastic isoform X3, which produces MFRGKSRRHFFVSLVYVRIAAAIIFNCSSLFCESFSLLTGFLLIDLEKIRNIRFCQWCGGQTKHGIPDGEEKLRAICTVCGKITYQNPKMVVGCLIHHDDKVLLCRRKIEPSYGLWTLPAGYLEIGESAADGAIRETLEEANAEVEITSPFAQLDIPLIGQTYIIFMGKLKKPHFSPGPESLECCLFPLDDIPFDSLAFSSMLVTLRLYVEDVKAGRIIFHYGTINKRPGTGASDIHAYTLDYHLRS
- the LOC120091125 gene encoding nudix hydrolase 23, chloroplastic isoform X2, yielding MLKSVHLFGCSSGFVSNLLKPNSIVGFSLTFISSKRLSASSSLCCSSLRLSCPSTAPLFLAPRTGSFKAFCGSTCSEANQDGTSSSPLSMSESPPPSSSTVVHSSEKIRNIRFCQWCGGQTKHGIPDGEEKLRAICTVCGKITYQNPKMVVGCLIHHDDKVLLCRRKIEPSYGLWTLPAGYLEIGESAADGAIRETLEEANAEVEITSPFAQLDIPLIGQTYIIFMGKLKKPHFSPGPESLECCLFPLDDIPFDSLAFSSMLVTLRLYVEDVKAGRIIFHYGTINKRPGTGASDIHAYTLDYHLRS